In Thermococcus gorgonarius, the genomic window GCTCTTTCCACTTGTTAGTCCTCTATTGTAAGCTTCCTCGAGCAGTTCTATAGCCCTCTTTCTGACCTTTTCACTCAATCCCAGTTCGTCCGCAAATTTATTGACGTAGTCGCTGGGCTTGACGAAGAGCTTCTTGGGAGTAAGGTTTAGGTGCCTCGCTATGAAACGGAAGCTCCTTCCTATCTCTTTCTTATCTACTTTTGAAACCTCTGCTATCTCGTCCAGAGTGCGTGGTATTTTGAGAAGCCTGCAGGCGGCGTAAACACAAGCAGCTATGACGCTCTCTATGGACCTTCCCCTGATGAGGCCTTTTCTAACTGCCTCACGGTAGAGCCTTGCTGCCTCTTCCTCGACGTGCCTCGGGAGGGCTAGATGGCTTGCCAGTCTGTCCAGTTCGCTTAGGGCGAAGGCGAGGTTTCTCTCGGCGGCGTCGCTCACCCTGAGCCTGGACTGCCACTTCCTGAGACGGTACATTTTCTCCCTCATTAAGCCCGTGAGGGAGCGGTCAATGCCAATGTCAGTGGAGAGTCCTTTATCATGGAGAAGAATGCTTTCGGGAGCACCAACGCGCGCCCTTTTTTCTCGCTGTGCGGGGTCGAAGGCTCTCCATTCGGGGCCCTCATCTACAACGTTCTCCTCGATAACGTAGCCACACTTGGCGCAGACGATTTCCCCCCTACTGGGGTCGTATATAAACTCTGTGGAGCCACAAACAGGACAAACCCTTCTTTTTTCCACCCCAACACCCCCACGGCGGGCCCTATCTGGATGCACCTTATAAACCTTCTCCCCTCTTGGGGATGTAGCGGAGAATCCAGACTAAGTCCTCTTTCTTGAAAGTGATCTTCTCCAGTATTCGGACATCCGGCCCGTCTTCGTCGACAACGTTGGCATACACCCACAGGAAAACCGGATCGTCATCTGATCCAACGTGAAGGTTCTTATAAAGTATATCAACTGTGCCGTCACCGTTCTTTTTGACGGAGACGGCCTTCCACGTTTCCCTGCTTACAAGGTTTCTCTGGTAGATTAGCTCAACAATGTCTCTGGCGTCCATGAGGAGGCGTCACCACCCGCTCTACCATTTTATCCTGAATTCCTTTCTAGTTCTTGCTTCTATCTGGGCCAGTATTCTCTTCAGCTTTTCATCACTTAGAGGTTCCCTTATCTGACCTGCCTGATAGAGCTGAGCTAAAAGGAGTTCAACCTGTCTGGCTAGTTCGGGCCTCACAAGTTTGACTCTCCCAAGCCTTTCCCGGGCCTCAGGAGTTAAAACCCTCCTCATTATGGCGTTGAGCTGTGCTTCAAGTTCCATCTCCTGCTTTATCGCTTCTTCCTGAGCCTTTTGCTGTTCGAGGTACTTCTTCTGAAGCTCCATGAGTTTTCGCTTTCTAATTTCCTCTATGTCTTCCGCCATTCTCTCACCTCCATGCTAAGGTTAGGGATTGGGTTAAAAATGTATTGCATCTGCGTTAGCCATTTAAAGGAGAACGGAACTAAGAGGTTGGGAGGAGGTATGGGGGTTCTCCTCAAGGGCATCATAAAGTTAATCCTCGTGATCCTCATAATCTCGGCCATCATCTACGATAATCAGACGGGCGTAATCACCGTGAAGACTTCTGTTCTCCTCCAGAAAGCGGGGATAAACACCATCGATCACGACGCCTATCTCAAGAAATACTCCGAGGCCTTTGACTGCTCAAAGCCCTACTGGAGGAATTGGGGGCCGGGAATAATCAAGTGCGACATCAATGAAAGTGAGATTAAGGCGATAATGCCCGTTGCGGAGAAGGTAAAGGGCCGGGACATCCTTGAGACAGCATGGAACCTCCACAAATGGGAAGTCGAGAACACTGAATACGACTACGAGAAATTCATGACGCTCGAAGGGGGCACCCTCCTTCCCCACGAGTTCCTTCAGAAAAAGAAAGGAGTATGCAGGGACTACGCGGTTTTCAACTACGCGGCTATGAAGGCCCTGGGTTACAGGGATATATACCTGGCCCATATCAGTATGTCAAGTTCTATTTGGGGCCACGCGGTTTTGGTCTTTAAATACAACGGAACCTACTACGCGCTCGACTGGTGGGGACCGCAGAAGATAGGCGCACATTACGCCGAGAGATGGGAGGGGAGCCTTCCGATAGTCATCTTCAACGATAAGGGCGAGGTTGTTTCGTACGTTGGGGTTACGCCATCGGAGGTAATCAACAGGCTGCCTCAGCTGACTGTGATGGTGGTTGGTATATTGCTAATTGTCCTGGTGTTAAAATACTAAACCGAAAGCTGCAAACAAGAAGCAAGAATAGAGGAGCTCAGTACTTCTTGAGCTCCGGAATCTGCTCCTCGAGCTCCTTCTTGAGTTCGGTGGCTATTTTGTCAAGGAAGCTCTGGCCCTTCGGAGTTACGACCCTTCCCTCGCCCGGAACCTTTTGGACGAAGCCAGCCTGTTCAAGCTGCTGGAGGGCCTTCCTGATTATGCTTCCGCCGGCCTTGTAGAAGTGCTCCGGAGCGTGTCCGCGGTTCTTCCTGCCGCCGTACCAGGTGCGAAGCCTCTCGATTCCGACGGGGCCGTCTATGTAGACCTTCCTGAAGACGCTAGCAACGCGGTAGTACCACCAGTCTTCCTGCTCTGGAAGTCTCTCCTTGTGCCTGCCGGTCTTGACAAACTTGGCCCACTCTGGGGGCTTTATCTCCTCAATCTCCTTGAGCTTTTCCGCGACCCTCTCAACGAGCAGGTCACCGGGAACATCATAAACCGTAGCCATCCTTCAATCCCTCCCCTTCTTGAACTTCTTCCTAAAGTTAGCGATATCGAGCCTGACTTTACGGACGGGCTTTTCTTCCCGCTTTTCTTTCGAAAGCTCCTTTCTCTGGAGCTTCCTTAAATACTTTTCCCAGCCTTCCCTCGGCTTGAACAATATAAACCTTTTGCCCCTGACCTCGATGAGCTCACTGTCCGTAAGTTCAGCCACCCTCTCCGCGAGGGCTTTTCTGTCGAGACCCGTGGAGATGAGCGCGCCCTTTCTTATCTCAACCTTTAGAATGCCGTCTTTCTCAAGCTGAGTGTTGATTTCCTCTATTACACTCTCAGCTAAACCTTTCTTGCCAATCCACGCTCGCGGTTCTATATCGTAATACCTCGCGCGGATTGCTCTCCTCACCTTACCGGGTAAGCGTTTCTCCATGACTCTCACCACTAACCCCTCGCTGGAGATGGTCTTATAAAAGTTGGCCTTTTAAAGGTGTTGGAGCGTTCAGCTAGACCCAAACTTTTCCATGAACTCAGCTGGTGTATAAACCTCGGGAAGCCACTCGAAGTGCTTTTTGTTGTTGGTAACCAGTGGAGCGTTGAGTTTTACCGCGAGCGAGCCTATCATGTAGTCCCTCGCATTCTTGGAGAAGTCCCATCGACCGAGGGCGCTTTGGACAACGATTTCCGCCGATTCCTCGTCAAAATCCATGATCTCCAGAGAGATCGATTCAAACACTGCCTTCACCTTGCTCTTGGCTTCGAGCAGTCCTTTTCTTCGCGCATACCTGTAAAGAACCTCCATGTAGACCCCTGAACTCGTCACGGGTTGAAACGGAGACTCTATAAGCCACTCAAGAAACCTTCTGTCATTGAAAACGTTGGTATCGAGTACGACTTTCACTTTTCTCCCTCCAGCTCCTTTAGAGTCCTTTCGATGCCCCTGGCGAGACCTTCTCTCGTTTCCTCTATGGTCTCGTCGATGTCTTTCATTATCTCCGTAAACTCCTGAAGGAGATCCTCAAACTTCATCAGGACATACGAATTCCCCTGGCGCACAAAGACAACCTCATCTCCTGCCTTGATCCCAAGGGCTTCCCGAACTTCTTTCGGGATCGTTACCTGGTATTTCTTCGTCACAACTGGCATTACGTTCACCATTAGGGTATTACATATTTCGGCTTAATAATACTTTCGTGGGAAAGGGTTTAAGAGACCAAACCCAAAACCACGCCGGTGGTAGAATGCTCGTCCATCATCTCTACTCGGGCGGTAAGGACTCCAGTCTGGCCGCTTGGATACTAACAAGGCTCGGCTATGAGGTAGAACTTGTAACAATCAGCTTTGGTCTTCTGGATAACTGGAGGTACGCAAGGGAAACCGCCGAAACACTGGGCTTCAGACACAGGGTTGTTTATCTGCCCGGAGAAATCCTTGAAAATGCCGCAAAGATGGCAATTAAAGACGGCCACCCAAACAACGCTATACAGTTTATCCACGAGAGGGCTTTGGAGTACGTCGCCTCGATGCCGGAAGTCGAGAGAATAAGTGACGGCACCAGGAGGGACGACAGGGTTCCGCTTCTTGACCTGCCAAAGGCCCGCTCACTGGAGGACCGCTTTGGCGTAGCCTACATAAGGCCCCTCCTCGGTCTCGGCTACAAGACGATTAGAGAACTCACGGAGAGGCTCTTCGTCGTTGAAATCCGCGAGAGTGAGCAGCTTAAGAAGGCCGACTATGAAGTAGAGCTGAGGCACCTTCTCCGCGAGAAGGGCATCGACCCGCTCACAATCTTCCCAAAGAGCCATTATCAATCGAGGGTTTTGGGCTGGAGGGAGCAACTGTGATCTTTGACCTCAAAAAGACGGTTCACGAGATGATAAGGAACGGCACCTGGAAGTTCGAGGGTGGTGTATTCTACCAGGCCCTCCGCCTTCCCAGTGGGAAACTCATCGTTGCTGGCTACGACGGTGAAGACTTTCTGCTTCCCGGCGGGCTTGGGAAAGAGGACAAAAAGTTCGCCAAGGAAAAGCTCTCCTTCATCCTCGGCCTTGACACTGACTTGGACTCCTTCTATGCGGAGATAAGCGATTCGCCCTTTGCATTCCTTGCGGAGGAGTTCCGGGGTTTAACCGTCCCTGCCGCCCCAAGCCCGTACCAGGCGCTGATGGAGGTCATAGCACAGCAACAGGTGAGCTTTGACTTCGCCCAGAAGACGATTGCAAACCTCGTGAGGCTCGCTGGAAAGCGGGTTGGAGAGGTCTACGCCTTCCCCACTGCTGAGGACATAGCGGGACTGAGCGAGGCAGAGCTTAGGGAGACGAAGCTCGGCTACCGCGCCCAGTACATAAAGAACCTGACGGCACTCTACCTTAAGGAGAAGCTCAACCTCGACCTGTGGGAGTGGAATGTGGAAGAGGCCATAAAGTACCTCACGAAGTTCAGAGGAATAGGAAAGTGGACGGCCGAGCTCTTTTTGGCCTACGGCCTGAGGAAGAATGTCTATCCTGCTGGCGACCTCGGGCTTAGAAGGGGAATAGCTAAGATCTTCGGGAAGAGAGTGAAGGACGTGAAGGAAAAAGATGTGCGGGAGATAATCGAGCCCTACGGGAAGTGGAAGGGCCTGCTGGCCTTTTACGTGACCTGCTACGACAGGAAGACGGAGCCGGAGAGGAGGAAAAAATGAGCGAGATGATTGTAGTTCTGCCAAAGGAGAGGTTCAAAGCCATCAAGGGCAAAGATATAAACGCCCTCCTCAGAGAAAACCTGCCGAAGGCGGAGGAGACACTAAAGGCCGAGCGGGAAGAGTTCCTCCGTGAGAAGGTTGCAAAACTGGAGGAAAAGCTCCGCGAGATGGAAAGTGAGATTGAAGAGCTCAGGGAGTTCTACGAGAAAGCCTTGAAGGATAAGGAGTTAATGATGTCTGAGCGCGAGGGGCTGAGAAAGGAGAACGCCGAGCTGAGGGCGAAGGTTGAGGAGAGGAGAAGTGAACTGGAGAAAGTTCACAAATCGTGAACGAATCGTTCATGGAGCGTGAACGAAATGAAGCTCATCATCAGACCCGAGAAGGGCCTTGGTAAGATCGAGGTCGAGCTAGATGAAGGGCTTGAAAGGGAAATTCTAGAGCTGGCAAAGCGCTACGGCGTTCCCCCTGAAAGGGTTATCGAGGTTGCTTTAACCCAAGAGTTCAAAGAAGCAAAGGAGAACGTTGACGAGCTTGTGAAAAAGGCCCGGGAACTTGAAAAACGGGTGTGGGAGCTGGAGACGGAGTACGCCCCGCTTAGATACAAGGCCTATGGCATCAGTGAAGATAACAAAATCCTCGCCATCGAGCTTTCTGGCCTGATAGCGGAGAACAACCAGCTGAGGCGCTTCTTAAGGCTTCCTCTGAACAGGAACCCCGAGCTGAGAAAGCTTATATCCTACTACCTCCAAGGCTAAACCGCGGATGATGACAGCGAATTGCACTGATGTTGATGACGAGGACTGGCCCTGACGCCGTCCCGGGCGGGCCGTGAGGAATCCAAGACGGGATGAGCGAAGGCGATGATATACCCTATGAGCGCCGAGCCCGTCCGGGGCGTTAAACTGCCCCGGCCTTCTCCAGGACTCTGGGAATCTCGGCAGGCTCAAGTGCGCTCTCGACCATGTAGCCCTTCTCAACGAGTATCCTTGAGATGAGCTCGTCCCTCGTGTAGCCGTCGAGCGTTTTATCGCCGTAGAACATGAGCTCTGGAAGAAGTATCAGGCCGATGTCTACCTCGGGAAGGCCTTTGACGGTTCTCAGAACGTCCCTGCCGGTGAGGAGGCCTGCCGTCCCAATGTTGCCCCCGAAGAACTCGTTCTTCACTATAACCACTGGAATCCTCGGGAAGATTCTCCTGAGCTCTGGGTATGCCAGCTCGCCGGTGAGGATGTAGGTCGGAATGGTCGGCTCAACATCAAAGGGCCCAACGTCGAGCCTCAGTTCCCCGAGGAGGGCCTTGAATACCGGCGGAATGACGACCTTTATGCCCGTTTCCTTTCCAGCTTCGAGAGCCCTTTCCTTAACGAAAACCAGCTCTTCCTTCGTGAGCGGTCTGACGTCTTTGTTGTACTTTGTTACGCCAACGGGAAACAGCCTGACCTCAGCGACATCCATCGAGGCCAGATCCCTTATTATCTCGCCTATGTCGTCAACGTTGTAGCCCGGGGTGAGGATTATGTCCGCTATGACCCTGAAGGTTCTGGCAACCAGCGGGAGAAAGTCTATAAGCCTGCCCGCAAGCGGGCTTCTCATCAGCGCAATCCTCTTCTCCTTCTTCGTCGTGTGGATTGAAATCTGCATCTCGTCGAGGCCTGCCCTGGAGAGGCTCTCAACCCTCTTCTCGTCGAGCCCAACGTTTCCAGCGGTATCTGTAACGCGAATCCACAGTTCCGGGTAGTGCTCGCTGACGTAGGCTATTCTCTTCTCAAGCTCCGGGTCGTTGAGGGTGTCGTGGAAGGAGACGCGGTAAATCATCTCTGGCGGATTCTGGCGGAGGTAGCAGAAGAGGCAGTAGCTCCCGCAGGGGCCGGCCCTGCTCGACGGAGGGATAACTACTAAATCCTCCCTCTCATCAACCCCATCGAGCTCGTACTTCGTGATCTTTCTGAGTTTAAAGTCCTCGGTGAACTCGTACATGGTGGGAACTCCGGGCAGGCTTTTAAAAGCTTGAGGGTAAAGACCTCCTGGTGATGGCATGATAATAGCGGTAACTGGCACACCCGGAGTTGGAAAAACGACGGTTTCAAAGCTTTTGGCTGAAAAGCTCGGCTATGAATACGTAAATCTCAGGGACTACGCGA contains:
- a CDS encoding transcription initiation factor IIB, with product MEKRRVCPVCGSTEFIYDPSRGEIVCAKCGYVIEENVVDEGPEWRAFDPAQREKRARVGAPESILLHDKGLSTDIGIDRSLTGLMREKMYRLRKWQSRLRVSDAAERNLAFALSELDRLASHLALPRHVEEEAARLYREAVRKGLIRGRSIESVIAACVYAACRLLKIPRTLDEIAEVSKVDKKEIGRSFRFIARHLNLTPKKLFVKPSDYVNKFADELGLSEKVRKRAIELLEEAYNRGLTSGKSPAGLVAAALYIAGLMEGERRTQREVAEVARVTEVTVRNRYKELVEKLNLKVPTT
- a CDS encoding DNA-binding protein, coding for MAEDIEEIRKRKLMELQKKYLEQQKAQEEAIKQEMELEAQLNAIMRRVLTPEARERLGRVKLVRPELARQVELLLAQLYQAGQIREPLSDEKLKRILAQIEARTRKEFRIKW
- a CDS encoding transglutaminase-like domain-containing protein encodes the protein MGVLLKGIIKLILVILIISAIIYDNQTGVITVKTSVLLQKAGINTIDHDAYLKKYSEAFDCSKPYWRNWGPGIIKCDINESEIKAIMPVAEKVKGRDILETAWNLHKWEVENTEYDYEKFMTLEGGTLLPHEFLQKKKGVCRDYAVFNYAAMKALGYRDIYLAHISMSSSIWGHAVLVFKYNGTYYALDWWGPQKIGAHYAERWEGSLPIVIFNDKGEVVSYVGVTPSEVINRLPQLTVMVVGILLIVLVLKY
- a CDS encoding 30S ribosomal protein S19e produces the protein MATVYDVPGDLLVERVAEKLKEIEEIKPPEWAKFVKTGRHKERLPEQEDWWYYRVASVFRKVYIDGPVGIERLRTWYGGRKNRGHAPEHFYKAGGSIIRKALQQLEQAGFVQKVPGEGRVVTPKGQSFLDKIATELKKELEEQIPELKKY
- a CDS encoding YhbY family RNA-binding protein produces the protein MEKRLPGKVRRAIRARYYDIEPRAWIGKKGLAESVIEEINTQLEKDGILKVEIRKGALISTGLDRKALAERVAELTDSELIEVRGKRFILFKPREGWEKYLRKLQRKELSKEKREEKPVRKVRLDIANFRKKFKKGRD
- a CDS encoding type II toxin-antitoxin system VapC family toxin translates to MKVVLDTNVFNDRRFLEWLIESPFQPVTSSGVYMEVLYRYARRKGLLEAKSKVKAVFESISLEIMDFDEESAEIVVQSALGRWDFSKNARDYMIGSLAVKLNAPLVTNNKKHFEWLPEVYTPAEFMEKFGSS
- a CDS encoding AbrB/MazE/SpoVT family DNA-binding domain-containing protein, yielding MVNVMPVVTKKYQVTIPKEVREALGIKAGDEVVFVRQGNSYVLMKFEDLLQEFTEIMKDIDETIEETREGLARGIERTLKELEGEK
- a CDS encoding DUF7411 family protein — encoded protein: MLVHHLYSGGKDSSLAAWILTRLGYEVELVTISFGLLDNWRYARETAETLGFRHRVVYLPGEILENAAKMAIKDGHPNNAIQFIHERALEYVASMPEVERISDGTRRDDRVPLLDLPKARSLEDRFGVAYIRPLLGLGYKTIRELTERLFVVEIRESEQLKKADYEVELRHLLREKGIDPLTIFPKSHYQSRVLGWREQL
- a CDS encoding DNA-3-methyladenine glycosylase family protein — protein: MFDLKKTVHEMIRNGTWKFEGGVFYQALRLPSGKLIVAGYDGEDFLLPGGLGKEDKKFAKEKLSFILGLDTDLDSFYAEISDSPFAFLAEEFRGLTVPAAPSPYQALMEVIAQQQVSFDFAQKTIANLVRLAGKRVGEVYAFPTAEDIAGLSEAELRETKLGYRAQYIKNLTALYLKEKLNLDLWEWNVEEAIKYLTKFRGIGKWTAELFLAYGLRKNVYPAGDLGLRRGIAKIFGKRVKDVKEKDVREIIEPYGKWKGLLAFYVTCYDRKTEPERRKK
- a CDS encoding coiled-coil domain-containing protein, translating into MSEMIVVLPKERFKAIKGKDINALLRENLPKAEETLKAEREEFLREKVAKLEEKLREMESEIEELREFYEKALKDKELMMSEREGLRKENAELRAKVEERRSELEKVHKS
- a CDS encoding DUF512 domain-containing protein, which gives rise to MYEFTEDFKLRKITKYELDGVDEREDLVVIPPSSRAGPCGSYCLFCYLRQNPPEMIYRVSFHDTLNDPELEKRIAYVSEHYPELWIRVTDTAGNVGLDEKRVESLSRAGLDEMQISIHTTKKEKRIALMRSPLAGRLIDFLPLVARTFRVIADIILTPGYNVDDIGEIIRDLASMDVAEVRLFPVGVTKYNKDVRPLTKEELVFVKERALEAGKETGIKVVIPPVFKALLGELRLDVGPFDVEPTIPTYILTGELAYPELRRIFPRIPVVIVKNEFFGGNIGTAGLLTGRDVLRTVKGLPEVDIGLILLPELMFYGDKTLDGYTRDELISRILVEKGYMVESALEPAEIPRVLEKAGAV